A genomic segment from Sorangium aterium encodes:
- a CDS encoding DUF1552 domain-containing protein translates to MNRRGPIDLRTQISRRKLLGGLGALTVALTSPVWRSATVFGQDAKQPGAKRFIGIFSANGTVPSAFFPSGDAHEAPLSLGPILAPLEEHKQRMLVLKGVHMNSTVEDELGVPSENKPGGPHMKGPGAMLTGGSLLAGSFTGAGGPAGWADRISVDQHIANRIGESSQFPSLEFGVRIEGQEPLRVISYRGPNQPNTAVDDPFQMYARIFANADLSETELQRLIAERQSVLDFLKDDIGRLKARVSSEDKARLEAHLGGIRNIEQRLQSSAVSCTPLAMPEKFDTRAMENYPKVGRLQTDLMLLAHICGMTRVSTFMWANADSWQYYPWIGVNEEHHELSHAGDNDAVANEKLVKINVWHSEQVKYILDQLALAKEVDGSSVLDNTLLLWGNELGVGNTHTYKDIPWVLAGGAGGYFKMGRYMKYADLPHNNLLVSVCNAMGLDDVTTFGIPGVCTGPLPGLLA, encoded by the coding sequence ATGAACCGAAGAGGCCCGATCGATCTCCGCACCCAGATCAGCCGCCGCAAGCTGCTGGGCGGGCTCGGCGCCCTGACCGTCGCGCTCACGAGCCCCGTCTGGCGGAGCGCCACGGTGTTTGGACAGGACGCCAAGCAGCCGGGCGCCAAACGCTTCATCGGCATCTTCTCGGCGAACGGCACGGTGCCGTCGGCGTTCTTCCCATCGGGAGACGCGCACGAGGCGCCGCTCTCGCTCGGCCCGATCCTGGCGCCGCTCGAGGAGCACAAGCAGAGGATGCTGGTGCTCAAGGGCGTGCACATGAACTCGACGGTCGAGGACGAGCTCGGCGTCCCGAGCGAGAACAAGCCCGGCGGCCCGCACATGAAGGGCCCCGGCGCGATGCTCACGGGCGGCTCGCTGCTCGCCGGCAGCTTCACGGGCGCGGGCGGCCCTGCCGGCTGGGCGGATCGCATCTCCGTCGACCAGCACATCGCCAATCGCATCGGCGAGAGCAGCCAGTTCCCGTCGCTCGAGTTCGGCGTGCGCATCGAAGGGCAGGAGCCGCTCCGCGTCATCTCGTACCGCGGTCCGAACCAGCCAAACACGGCGGTCGACGATCCATTCCAGATGTACGCGCGCATCTTCGCCAACGCCGATCTCTCCGAGACGGAGCTGCAGCGGCTGATCGCCGAGCGCCAGAGCGTTCTGGACTTCCTGAAGGACGATATCGGACGCCTGAAGGCGCGCGTCAGCTCCGAGGACAAGGCGCGGCTCGAGGCGCACCTCGGCGGTATCCGCAACATCGAGCAGCGGCTGCAGAGCTCGGCGGTGTCGTGCACGCCGCTCGCGATGCCGGAGAAGTTCGACACGCGAGCGATGGAGAACTATCCGAAGGTCGGCCGGCTGCAGACCGATCTGATGCTGCTCGCGCACATCTGCGGCATGACCCGCGTCTCCACGTTCATGTGGGCCAACGCCGATAGCTGGCAGTACTATCCCTGGATCGGCGTGAACGAGGAGCACCACGAGCTCTCCCACGCCGGCGACAACGACGCGGTCGCGAACGAGAAGCTCGTGAAGATCAACGTCTGGCACAGCGAGCAGGTGAAATACATTCTCGATCAGCTGGCGCTCGCCAAGGAGGTGGACGGCAGCTCGGTGCTGGACAACACCCTGCTGCTCTGGGGCAACGAGCTGGGCGTCGGCAACACGCACACGTACAAGGACATCCCCTGGGTGCTCGCGGGCGGGGCGGGCGGCTACTTCAAGATGGGCCGTTACATGAAATACGCCGACCTGCCACACAACAACCTGCTCGTGTCGGTGTGCAACGCCATGGGCCTCGACGACGTGACCACCTTCGGCATTCCCGGCGTCTGCACCGGGCCGCTGCCGGGCCTCCTGGCCTGA
- a CDS encoding DUF1592 domain-containing protein, protein MTTSSIEQFKSHGSVGLLAVALALSACIGNLGSDDGQSPAEGTNGTSGSSSSGGSGSGSAGPGEPLRCDTSTVDPGPSPMRLLSREQYLNTVRDLVGDVPGLDAALGPAIEASAFGLLQPDVTQVELEHFQAAADAIAAVVVGNPTALDEIAPCEAGAEPSECARQLVVGFGARAYRAPITDAADIERHLQLFDVGAETSYEHGIELLLRGMLQSPRFLYRVEIGTSEKVSDRAVKLSPYEVAARLSYMLWGTLPDARLNEAIEDGSLTTKEGVAAQLGWMLEDERGQKLVHRFLGSWTHMNGLNSVVKDADAFPEWQSRSFRESLRGQADAFFDHVLDDEGGKLSALLTSTTVFYNKDLGGYYGVTGDDSFQALKRTDGTASGILTLPALLAIQAKPAESSPIYRGKFVREALLCQQLPAPPANIPKPPEVDPNSSTRERLSQHEADPSCVGCHQLLDPIGFGFEHYDALGRYRELDGGEPVDASGKVIATRDINGDFEGVTELGAKLAGSAEVEECVARQWFRFAIARFEQDMDGCSMESLLETFKAAGQDLNALPRAVVGTDAFLYRRPIDAHTKEMP, encoded by the coding sequence ATGACTACATCATCGATTGAACAATTCAAGTCCCACGGAAGCGTGGGCCTGCTCGCCGTGGCGCTCGCGCTGTCGGCGTGCATCGGCAACCTGGGCAGCGATGACGGCCAATCGCCCGCGGAGGGCACAAACGGCACGAGCGGCAGCTCGAGCAGCGGAGGTTCGGGCTCGGGGTCGGCGGGTCCCGGCGAGCCATTGAGGTGCGATACGAGCACCGTCGATCCTGGGCCTTCGCCGATGCGGCTGCTCTCGCGGGAGCAGTACCTGAACACAGTGCGCGACCTCGTCGGCGACGTGCCCGGCCTCGATGCGGCGCTCGGCCCAGCCATCGAGGCGTCGGCGTTCGGCCTCTTGCAGCCGGACGTGACGCAGGTCGAGCTCGAGCATTTCCAGGCCGCGGCAGACGCCATCGCCGCGGTGGTCGTCGGCAATCCGACGGCGCTCGACGAGATCGCGCCTTGCGAGGCCGGAGCCGAGCCGAGCGAATGCGCGCGCCAGCTGGTCGTGGGCTTCGGCGCCCGCGCCTACCGCGCGCCGATCACGGACGCGGCGGACATCGAGCGACACCTGCAGCTCTTCGACGTGGGCGCGGAGACGAGCTACGAGCACGGGATCGAGCTCCTGCTCCGCGGCATGCTGCAATCGCCGCGCTTCCTGTACCGCGTCGAGATCGGCACCTCGGAGAAGGTGAGCGATCGCGCCGTGAAGCTCTCTCCGTACGAGGTGGCCGCCCGCCTCTCGTACATGCTGTGGGGCACCCTGCCGGACGCCCGGCTGAACGAGGCCATCGAAGACGGCAGCCTGACCACGAAGGAGGGCGTCGCCGCGCAGCTCGGCTGGATGCTCGAGGACGAGCGCGGCCAGAAGCTGGTCCATCGCTTCCTCGGCAGCTGGACGCACATGAACGGCCTGAACAGCGTGGTGAAGGACGCGGACGCCTTCCCCGAGTGGCAATCACGGTCGTTCCGCGAGTCGCTGCGCGGGCAGGCCGACGCCTTCTTCGACCACGTGCTCGACGACGAGGGAGGCAAGCTGAGCGCGCTCCTCACGTCGACGACGGTCTTCTACAACAAGGATCTCGGCGGGTACTACGGCGTCACCGGCGACGACTCCTTCCAGGCCCTGAAGCGCACGGACGGCACCGCCTCGGGCATCCTGACGCTCCCGGCCCTGCTCGCCATCCAGGCGAAGCCCGCAGAGAGCTCGCCCATCTACCGAGGGAAGTTCGTGCGCGAGGCGCTGCTCTGCCAGCAGCTGCCGGCCCCGCCGGCGAACATTCCCAAGCCGCCCGAGGTCGACCCGAACAGCTCGACCCGAGAGCGGCTGTCGCAGCACGAGGCGGACCCGAGCTGCGTCGGCTGCCACCAGCTGCTCGATCCGATCGGCTTCGGCTTCGAGCACTACGACGCGCTCGGCCGCTACCGCGAGCTCGACGGCGGCGAGCCGGTCGACGCGAGCGGCAAGGTCATCGCCACCCGCGACATCAACGGCGATTTCGAGGGTGTGACGGAGCTCGGCGCAAAGCTCGCGGGCAGCGCCGAGGTGGAGGAGTGCGTGGCGCGCCAGTGGTTCCGCTTCGCGATCGCCCGCTTCGAACAGGACATGGATGGTTGCTCGATGGAGAGCTTGCTCGAGACCTTCAAGGCTGCCGGCCAGGACCTGAACGCGCTTCCCCGCGCGGTCGTGGGGACGGACGCCTTCCTTTACCGCCGCCCGATCGACGCGCACACGAAGGAGATGCCATGA
- a CDS encoding tetratricopeptide repeat protein: MGDPERLLSVKSGADSLERELLGSVRHVGPPEGAKERAWRGIAGQLAAGTAVGATAGASAAAATKAGVGSLLPSALSVKAAAVLVGGGLVLGVGYWALSSPDEAPAPPRAAAPEHAPAEVPQAPVAPLRLEEPKALPEPPLNGPTAGESTRRPSGPKPTETDLLRAESALLTEARAKLRSGDVAGATALLERLRAQFPNGVLRQEREVLAIDVLAARGNTQEAKRRAQAFVKQYPKSPHSAKLRRLLDQP; the protein is encoded by the coding sequence ATGGGGGATCCCGAACGGCTGCTGAGCGTCAAGAGCGGAGCGGACTCGCTCGAGCGGGAGCTCCTGGGGAGCGTGCGCCACGTGGGTCCGCCCGAGGGCGCGAAGGAGCGCGCATGGCGCGGCATCGCGGGCCAGCTGGCGGCGGGGACGGCCGTCGGGGCCACGGCCGGCGCCAGCGCCGCCGCTGCCACGAAGGCTGGAGTCGGTTCGCTGCTGCCCTCGGCGCTCTCGGTCAAGGCAGCGGCGGTGCTCGTGGGCGGCGGCCTGGTGCTCGGCGTGGGGTACTGGGCCCTCTCCTCCCCGGACGAGGCGCCTGCGCCGCCCCGCGCGGCGGCCCCGGAGCACGCGCCCGCGGAGGTGCCGCAGGCCCCTGTGGCGCCTCTGCGTCTGGAGGAGCCCAAGGCACTTCCGGAGCCGCCGCTCAACGGTCCCACCGCGGGAGAGTCGACCCGGAGGCCGAGCGGACCGAAGCCGACGGAGACCGATCTTCTGCGCGCGGAGAGCGCGCTGCTCACGGAAGCGCGCGCCAAGCTGCGCTCCGGAGACGTGGCGGGAGCCACGGCGCTCCTCGAGCGCCTGCGCGCGCAGTTCCCGAACGGCGTGCTCCGGCAGGAGCGCGAGGTGCTGGCCATCGACGTGCTGGCCGCGCGCGGCAACACGCAGGAGGCGAAGCGGCGCGCTCAGGCGTTCGTCAAGCAGTATCCCAAGAGCCCCCACAGCGCGAAGCTAAGGCGGCTCCTGGATCAGCCGTGA
- a CDS encoding RNA polymerase sigma factor: MSTPDPEFRALYDAHFNFVWCSLRRLGVREADVLDLAQKVFLTAHFKLPEFEGRSLVTTWLFAICQRVASDYRRSARFRREVTTDAAEMDLYGGASEELALSAESRQRAQAAEAILNKLPEPQRLVFVLFELEEKSGQEIADLLGISVGTVRSRLRLARETFSREVKRLALAQDTSRKEAV, encoded by the coding sequence ATGAGCACACCGGACCCCGAGTTTCGAGCCCTCTACGACGCGCACTTCAACTTCGTCTGGTGCTCGCTCAGGCGCCTCGGGGTGCGCGAGGCGGACGTGCTCGACCTGGCGCAGAAGGTGTTCTTGACCGCGCACTTCAAGCTCCCCGAGTTCGAGGGTCGCTCGCTCGTCACGACATGGCTCTTCGCCATCTGTCAGCGTGTTGCGAGCGACTACCGGCGCTCCGCGCGGTTCCGGCGCGAGGTCACGACGGACGCCGCGGAGATGGACCTCTACGGCGGCGCGTCCGAGGAGCTCGCGCTGAGCGCGGAGTCGCGGCAGCGCGCGCAGGCGGCGGAGGCCATCTTGAACAAGCTGCCGGAGCCGCAGCGCCTCGTGTTCGTCCTGTTCGAGCTCGAGGAGAAGTCGGGCCAGGAGATCGCGGATCTGCTGGGCATTTCCGTGGGCACCGTGCGCTCGCGCCTTCGTCTGGCGCGCGAGACCTTCTCGCGCGAGGTCAAGCGCCTCGCGCTGGCACAGGACACGAGCCGAAAGGAGGCCGTGTGA
- a CDS encoding retroviral-like aspartic protease family protein, with protein sequence MTYRTRIEEGPRCRFHALAPSTEECARCGAPVCHVCVSFSASHGVACPGCERAIRRGRALRSAGVAAVLLAAVGGVAAAYIHAAAAVRMPPEGLAATERALEANPCEEDLMLTLAELLRRANRDREVIERSEAFLAACGHEPRVLWKIRAAHNRRGEYSGAERAATRLLEQNPADGDAFCGRAESRERQGKLEEAAADYEQCIALRPHQRGAPIHLARVYQDLRRPCDSIAPLVQRLHYNADQGTRLAEWSGFTVTEVASQLATSAECQHLAVTGQALLPLGEDRLARGEAAIDGKEKGVFVVDTMVSHVLVQRAFADRIGLSAGPRVLWVWTPSGLQEAKLAVAGRLEVEGASAPSVKLAIVEDLPGVAGVLGLSFLLRFRVQLTEKGTTLSPPPTGAAPSTEETALAAAAGDENEAAAADDGGAAAADHDAAAAKAGDEEVAEAHEGLAPAR encoded by the coding sequence GTGACGTATCGCACTCGTATCGAGGAAGGCCCGCGCTGCCGCTTTCATGCTCTCGCCCCCTCGACGGAGGAGTGCGCGCGCTGCGGCGCTCCCGTCTGCCACGTGTGCGTCTCCTTCTCCGCTTCTCACGGGGTCGCCTGCCCTGGCTGCGAGCGTGCGATCCGGCGCGGTCGCGCGCTCAGGAGCGCGGGCGTCGCGGCGGTCTTGCTCGCGGCGGTGGGCGGCGTCGCGGCGGCGTACATCCACGCTGCCGCGGCCGTGCGGATGCCGCCGGAGGGCCTCGCCGCGACCGAGCGCGCGCTGGAGGCGAACCCCTGTGAGGAGGACCTGATGCTCACGCTGGCCGAGCTCCTCCGTCGCGCCAATCGCGATCGCGAGGTGATCGAGCGCAGCGAGGCGTTCCTCGCGGCGTGCGGCCACGAGCCCAGGGTGCTCTGGAAGATCCGCGCCGCCCACAACCGCCGCGGAGAGTACTCCGGGGCGGAGCGCGCGGCGACGCGGCTGCTCGAGCAGAACCCGGCCGACGGGGACGCCTTTTGCGGGCGCGCCGAGTCGCGGGAACGCCAGGGGAAGCTCGAGGAGGCGGCCGCCGACTACGAGCAATGCATCGCGCTCCGCCCGCACCAGCGGGGGGCGCCCATCCACCTGGCGCGCGTCTATCAGGATCTCCGCCGCCCGTGCGACAGCATCGCGCCGCTCGTCCAGCGCCTCCATTACAATGCCGATCAAGGGACGCGGCTCGCGGAGTGGTCTGGCTTCACCGTGACGGAGGTGGCGAGCCAGCTCGCCACCTCGGCCGAATGCCAGCATCTCGCCGTCACCGGACAGGCGCTCTTGCCGCTCGGGGAGGACCGCCTGGCTCGAGGCGAAGCAGCGATCGACGGCAAGGAAAAGGGCGTCTTCGTCGTCGATACGATGGTGAGCCACGTGCTTGTACAGAGGGCGTTCGCGGACCGGATCGGCCTTTCCGCCGGGCCGCGTGTGCTGTGGGTGTGGACGCCGAGCGGCCTTCAGGAGGCGAAGCTCGCCGTCGCCGGCCGGCTGGAGGTGGAAGGCGCCTCCGCCCCGAGCGTGAAGCTCGCGATCGTGGAGGACCTCCCCGGCGTGGCGGGCGTGCTGGGGCTGTCGTTCCTGCTCCGGTTCCGCGTGCAGCTGACCGAGAAGGGAACCACGCTCTCGCCGCCGCCGACCGGCGCGGCGCCGTCGACCGAGGAGACGGCGCTCGCTGCGGCAGCGGGCGATGAAAACGAGGCGGCAGCAGCGGATGACGGCGGGGCGGCGGCAGCGGACCACGACGCGGCGGCGGCGAAGGCAGGCGACGAGGAGGTGGCGGAGGCCCATGAGGGGCTCGCGCCGGCGCGCTGA
- a CDS encoding PAAR domain-containing protein yields MRSPPPKPGKPAAKQGDKVIGVDTHLVMVPSPGGPVPTPTPMPFSGDLSGELSADVLVEGKPAAVQGSTAANAPAHLPTGGAFQRPPSNQARIQAGSKTVLINNKPAAHLGDPALTCNDPADAPNGRVLASGTVLVGD; encoded by the coding sequence ATGCGATCTCCGCCCCCGAAGCCAGGCAAACCCGCCGCGAAGCAAGGCGACAAGGTCATCGGCGTCGACACGCACCTGGTGATGGTGCCCTCGCCCGGCGGGCCTGTGCCGACGCCGACGCCGATGCCGTTCAGCGGGGATCTGTCCGGCGAGCTGAGCGCGGACGTCCTCGTCGAGGGCAAGCCGGCCGCGGTCCAGGGGAGCACCGCAGCGAATGCGCCCGCGCACCTGCCCACTGGAGGTGCCTTTCAGCGTCCTCCGTCGAACCAGGCTCGGATCCAGGCGGGCAGCAAGACGGTGCTCATCAACAACAAGCCGGCCGCGCACCTCGGCGATCCGGCGCTGACCTGCAACGACCCGGCCGACGCGCCGAACGGAAGGGTGCTCGCGTCCGGCACCGTGCTGGTCGGCGATTAG
- a CDS encoding type VI secretion system Vgr family protein codes for MISDSIELHAGPFTPSDLRVVSFRGREALSELFSFQLVVQAAPELEGRDAELLGRLALFILRDGRGAERRIEALVDQVRADATFTPRTGPTWHLRLVPPLALLRRRTTSRIFQDETVPQILQHVLAAASLPVELRLSRTYAVRSYCVQYRESDLAFVRRLAAEEGIVLCFADAPAGVPGSVARAPVIFLDDPAHYPAAFDNGPGVLVLRPEEGLTSTGLEIVAFGVQRSLKPSSVHLRDYDFRRPNLVLRERAGNVASGPPALDVYQHHADYDTPEVTPDRARVFLEQTQRRSVEGSGESWVRALAPGRRFELSAEASPGIEGAYAVTRVVHEGHTPELSGRPAERTYRNRFECVPATALLRPRAPARKPRQVLETAVVTGPAGHEVHTDEHARVKVQFHWDLDGQRNEKSWCGDFVSWVFWKAWVLRGSAEDRITRAELGKFVNREALNGEWKSGQNLSMVEAYAKGLSLDEFKMNQNAKGTPTGLLIWHPPGDGYAPKPGDIFMANREAGGHISIVASCESEPFYAPSDTQKKHPHYGFVTLDGKSFDGKEDDTDEPGWNESIATLSQEEVAKLNLRGRWQGVAQNRRRTDKKKDPLRGFIDTSKLREALGYR; via the coding sequence GTGATCAGCGACTCCATCGAGCTCCACGCCGGGCCGTTCACGCCTTCGGACCTGCGCGTCGTCTCGTTCCGCGGGCGTGAGGCGCTCTCCGAGCTGTTCTCGTTCCAGCTCGTGGTGCAGGCCGCCCCCGAGCTCGAGGGTCGCGACGCCGAGCTGCTTGGCCGCCTCGCCTTATTCATCCTGCGCGACGGCCGCGGCGCCGAACGCCGCATTGAGGCGCTCGTCGACCAGGTGCGCGCAGACGCCACGTTCACCCCGCGAACCGGTCCTACCTGGCACCTCCGCCTCGTCCCCCCGCTCGCGCTGCTCAGGCGCCGAACCACGAGCCGCATCTTCCAGGACGAGACCGTGCCGCAGATCCTCCAGCACGTCCTCGCCGCCGCCTCCCTCCCTGTCGAGCTCCGCCTCTCGCGGACGTACGCGGTCCGGAGCTACTGCGTGCAGTACCGCGAGAGCGACCTCGCGTTCGTGCGGCGGCTCGCTGCCGAGGAAGGCATCGTCTTGTGCTTCGCGGACGCGCCGGCCGGCGTTCCAGGCAGCGTGGCCCGCGCGCCGGTGATCTTCCTCGACGACCCGGCGCACTACCCCGCGGCGTTCGACAACGGGCCGGGCGTCCTCGTCCTGCGTCCCGAGGAGGGGCTGACATCCACAGGGCTCGAGATCGTCGCCTTCGGCGTGCAGCGATCGCTCAAGCCCAGCTCCGTGCATCTCCGGGACTACGATTTCCGCCGGCCGAACCTGGTCCTGAGGGAGCGGGCCGGGAACGTGGCGAGCGGGCCGCCTGCGCTGGACGTGTACCAGCACCACGCCGACTACGACACTCCGGAGGTCACGCCAGACCGCGCGCGGGTTTTCCTGGAGCAAACCCAGCGCCGATCGGTCGAGGGCAGCGGCGAGAGCTGGGTCCGCGCGCTCGCTCCTGGACGCCGCTTCGAGCTCAGCGCCGAGGCCTCTCCCGGGATCGAGGGAGCCTACGCCGTGACCCGCGTCGTGCACGAGGGGCACACCCCCGAGCTGTCCGGGCGCCCCGCGGAGCGCACCTACCGCAACCGCTTCGAGTGCGTCCCAGCAACGGCGCTGCTCCGGCCGCGTGCGCCGGCGCGCAAGCCGAGGCAGGTCCTCGAGACCGCGGTGGTCACCGGGCCGGCAGGGCACGAGGTGCACACCGACGAGCATGCGCGCGTGAAGGTGCAGTTTCACTGGGACCTCGATGGACAGCGCAACGAGAAGAGCTGGTGCGGCGACTTCGTGAGCTGGGTATTCTGGAAGGCCTGGGTTTTGCGTGGCAGCGCAGAGGACAGGATCACGCGCGCAGAGCTCGGCAAATTTGTCAACCGAGAGGCCCTCAACGGCGAGTGGAAATCCGGACAGAACCTATCCATGGTCGAGGCCTATGCAAAGGGGCTCTCGCTGGATGAGTTCAAGATGAACCAAAACGCAAAAGGGACGCCCACCGGGCTCCTTATCTGGCATCCCCCCGGGGACGGGTACGCGCCGAAGCCGGGAGATATCTTCATGGCCAACCGCGAGGCCGGAGGTCATATCTCCATCGTCGCGTCCTGTGAATCTGAGCCGTTCTACGCTCCGTCTGACACTCAGAAAAAGCATCCGCATTACGGGTTCGTGACGCTGGATGGCAAGTCCTTCGACGGCAAAGAGGATGACACCGACGAGCCTGGCTGGAACGAGTCGATAGCGACGCTCAGCCAGGAAGAGGTCGCGAAGCTCAATCTCCGAGGAAGGTGGCAGGGGGTTGCCCAGAACAGGCGCAGGACCGACAAGAAGAAGGATCCGCTCCGGGGTTTCATCGACACTTCCAAGCTCCGTGAGGCACTCGGATATCGTTGA